Proteins encoded in a region of the Candidatus Zixiibacteriota bacterium genome:
- a CDS encoding tetratricopeptide repeat protein gives MTVALLGAGCVYFNTYYNANKYFKQAERQNQGNTTGGVGANRRLYEDAILKAQKIVDKHPNSKYHDDALFMIGVCYFRMEDFPRSERYFRELLATHSQTGFLEESQLYLARCRMFLGDQQAGFRTFTELATTAQKPTWRSEAHYQRGLYFLETEMYDSAAAAFTTVFTDYQDTERADESRLQAAAALRRIGRPLGAIEIYQPLRDDQDLVLQFKARAGIGSAYLDAGNFDSSIAVFERMAANDDFYDSTAIVRLALGRAYEGIGDQSAAWRQYEQVAAGYDLTNWSGEAHFRMAEIKQFREADLLAAKEFYDASRQQDSRGELANLALTRSANITRLEQFRKDLGRGGLSQAGGDADRWTDPADLPPSEQRNRSSRRETRPLPVLVSLPTHGPTFQELMAESVYGPITPAEETADTGAYAQLLAGLVDADTLGPPTDLAPTLGPPLSWSDIEFNRKRNLLLSDKEWWSLLGRDSVLGPPSPGYRYAFGRGPLLGPPVPSDSALAAWAAAERSNPARLEREARLATLEERKAYLTELQTAASTQFKLAELYRFDLGYPDSALTEYEHLIDQYHGTAYAAKALLGAADILISLRGDTASGREYLRRITREHPYTDYAGDAIGRLGLSGTAADTAHPAWAYAKAERAYIDEDNSSKARRLLKDFVTRYPDSRLIPSAEFSLAFLTEHEAQGNDSSVVWAYQDILAAYPQSEWAAAAQAKLTTTVQRPTPRHQQPLQEQEGALAAADSAAQSDTAGVAAASLPRAPKPKEAGQFQFPQSEVGSDMRPHVIVYAIRIDFLGDIAEYDVLQPSPSYNINEAARHTLENTTFWADSIAPDSLNIWYRYELTIQPPARELDEFDRLGISPTKPEQSLDDEEP, from the coding sequence TTGACCGTTGCCCTCTTGGGCGCCGGGTGCGTGTACTTCAACACCTATTACAATGCCAACAAGTATTTCAAGCAAGCGGAGCGCCAGAATCAGGGCAACACAACCGGCGGCGTCGGCGCCAACAGACGATTGTATGAGGATGCGATCCTCAAGGCGCAGAAAATCGTCGACAAGCACCCCAACAGCAAATACCACGACGACGCGCTCTTCATGATCGGTGTCTGCTACTTCCGCATGGAAGATTTCCCACGCTCGGAACGGTATTTCCGCGAACTGCTGGCGACACATTCGCAGACGGGGTTTCTCGAGGAATCCCAACTCTATCTGGCGCGATGCCGGATGTTTCTCGGCGATCAGCAGGCCGGTTTTCGGACATTCACAGAGCTGGCAACAACCGCTCAGAAGCCCACATGGCGTTCCGAGGCACACTACCAGCGGGGTCTCTACTTTCTCGAAACCGAAATGTACGACTCGGCGGCTGCGGCATTCACGACGGTCTTCACAGACTACCAGGACACTGAGCGAGCGGACGAGTCACGGCTGCAGGCGGCGGCCGCGCTGCGCAGAATCGGCCGTCCTCTGGGCGCCATCGAGATCTACCAACCGCTGCGCGACGATCAAGACTTAGTCCTGCAGTTCAAAGCGCGGGCGGGCATCGGCAGCGCCTACCTGGATGCGGGAAACTTCGACTCGAGCATCGCGGTGTTCGAGCGGATGGCGGCCAACGATGACTTCTACGATTCGACTGCGATCGTCCGTCTCGCCTTGGGGCGCGCGTATGAGGGCATCGGCGATCAAAGCGCGGCGTGGCGTCAGTATGAGCAGGTTGCCGCGGGGTATGATCTGACCAACTGGTCGGGCGAGGCGCACTTCCGCATGGCGGAGATCAAGCAATTCCGGGAGGCGGATCTGTTGGCGGCCAAGGAGTTCTATGATGCCTCGCGACAGCAGGACTCCCGCGGTGAATTGGCCAATCTCGCGCTCACTCGTTCCGCAAACATCACCAGGCTGGAACAATTCCGTAAGGATCTGGGTCGCGGCGGCCTGTCCCAGGCCGGTGGAGACGCGGATCGATGGACCGATCCTGCCGACCTTCCCCCGTCGGAGCAAAGGAATCGCTCCTCACGCCGCGAGACCCGTCCCTTGCCCGTGCTTGTCTCGCTGCCGACTCACGGTCCGACTTTCCAGGAGTTAATGGCCGAGTCCGTCTACGGTCCCATCACCCCTGCCGAGGAAACTGCTGACACTGGAGCATACGCCCAGTTGCTGGCTGGCTTAGTCGACGCGGATACCCTGGGGCCGCCGACGGACCTGGCGCCCACGCTTGGACCGCCACTCAGTTGGTCGGATATCGAATTTAATCGCAAACGCAATTTGTTGCTCAGCGACAAGGAGTGGTGGTCGCTGCTGGGACGCGATTCGGTTCTCGGGCCGCCGTCGCCCGGCTACCGATATGCTTTCGGCCGGGGTCCCCTTCTGGGACCACCAGTGCCGTCCGACTCCGCGCTCGCTGCCTGGGCGGCGGCCGAGCGCAGCAATCCGGCCCGGCTTGAACGCGAGGCACGCTTGGCGACGCTTGAAGAACGAAAGGCGTACTTGACCGAACTCCAGACGGCCGCATCCACGCAGTTTAAGCTCGCCGAGCTATATCGGTTCGATCTTGGCTATCCGGATTCGGCGCTCACAGAATACGAACACCTGATCGATCAGTACCATGGGACCGCATATGCCGCCAAGGCGCTCCTGGGTGCGGCGGACATTCTGATCTCACTGCGGGGCGACACGGCCTCAGGGCGCGAATATCTGCGACGGATCACGCGCGAGCATCCCTATACCGATTACGCCGGCGATGCCATTGGGCGTCTGGGGCTCTCCGGCACGGCAGCGGACACGGCGCATCCGGCATGGGCGTACGCCAAGGCGGAGCGAGCCTATATTGACGAGGACAATTCGTCCAAAGCCCGACGACTGCTGAAGGACTTCGTCACCCGCTACCCGGATTCCCGCTTGATCCCTTCGGCGGAATTTTCGCTGGCCTTCCTCACCGAACACGAAGCGCAGGGGAATGACTCCAGCGTTGTGTGGGCGTATCAAGACATTCTGGCTGCCTATCCGCAGTCGGAGTGGGCGGCGGCGGCGCAGGCCAAGCTGACCACAACCGTCCAGCGCCCCACTCCGCGGCATCAGCAACCGTTACAAGAACAGGAAGGCGCCCTGGCGGCTGCGGACTCGGCCGCTCAAAGTGATACCGCGGGCGTGGCTGCGGCCTCACTTCCCAGAGCTCCCAAGCCGAAGGAAGCGGGCCAATTCCAATTCCCGCAGTCGGAAGTCGGGTCGGACATGAGACCGCACGTCATCGTGTACGCGATCCGAATTGACTTCCTGGGAGACATTGCCGAGTATGATGTTCTGCAGCCGTCGCCCTCGTACAATATCAACGAGGCCGCGCGGCACACGCTGGAGAACACGACCTTCTGGGCTGACTCGATCGCTCCCGATTCGCTGAACATATGGTACCGCTACGAACTGACGATTCAGCCGCCCGCGCGCGAGTTGGATGAATTCGACCGCCTCGGGATCAGTCCCACAAAGCCGGAACAATCGTTAGACGACGAAGAGCCGTGA
- a CDS encoding asparagine synthetase B, with product MIDTGQQSTDIVRSARRWLRSIALAAVLTGGLTTSAIGQSMLIPMDNAQTDHLKAYGVAFHLLTRGVKVEWLLNYRGGSFLASYYQDIADSCDLRGVRYTSVGDAEVAAIRQTIENENMESVLLEKAPLIAIYAPPGNEPWDDAVTLALTYAQIAYATIWDQEVLDGALDRFDWLHLHHEDFTGQYGKFYGSYRNELWYRQQVQLNEETARLLGFRKVSDLKRTVALTIKDYVSRGGFLFAMCSAPETLDIILSAGDVDIVPEPFDGDPPDPNCQSKLEYERCMAFTDFTISLEPMEYSHSNIDTTPDRIASRFSQAGDYFQLFEFSAKLDPVPTMLVQCHVDAIPGFMGQTTAFRKSLVKKYAILLGENAGQNEVRYLHGNLDKGTFTFLGGHDPEDYQHLIYDPPTDLSLHRNSPGYRLILNNVLFPAARKKERKT from the coding sequence ATGATCGATACCGGCCAGCAGAGTACTGACATTGTGCGCTCGGCGCGACGCTGGTTGCGCAGCATTGCTCTCGCGGCTGTACTCACCGGCGGCCTGACAACGTCCGCCATCGGGCAGTCGATGCTCATCCCGATGGACAATGCACAGACCGATCACCTGAAGGCGTATGGAGTCGCATTCCATCTCCTGACGCGCGGCGTCAAGGTCGAATGGCTGCTCAACTACCGTGGCGGAAGTTTCCTCGCCAGCTACTACCAGGACATCGCCGACTCGTGTGATCTGCGCGGGGTCCGGTATACATCGGTCGGCGACGCAGAAGTCGCGGCCATTCGTCAAACCATCGAGAATGAAAACATGGAGTCGGTCCTTCTCGAAAAGGCGCCATTGATCGCGATCTATGCGCCACCGGGCAACGAGCCGTGGGATGACGCGGTCACCCTGGCGCTGACCTACGCGCAAATCGCTTACGCGACGATCTGGGATCAGGAGGTTTTGGACGGTGCCTTGGACCGTTTCGACTGGCTGCACTTGCACCACGAGGATTTCACCGGACAGTACGGAAAATTCTACGGCTCCTACCGCAACGAGTTGTGGTATCGTCAGCAGGTCCAGCTCAACGAGGAGACCGCCCGTCTGCTCGGATTCCGTAAGGTGTCCGATTTGAAACGAACGGTGGCCTTGACGATCAAAGACTATGTCTCACGCGGTGGATTTTTGTTTGCGATGTGTTCGGCGCCGGAGACTCTCGACATCATCTTATCCGCAGGTGATGTCGACATCGTGCCGGAACCGTTTGACGGCGACCCGCCCGACCCCAATTGCCAGTCCAAGCTCGAGTACGAGCGTTGCATGGCATTCACCGATTTTACGATCTCGCTGGAGCCGATGGAGTATTCACATTCCAACATCGACACGACACCCGATCGGATCGCGTCGCGCTTCAGCCAGGCGGGTGACTACTTTCAGCTATTTGAATTCTCCGCGAAGCTCGATCCGGTGCCGACGATGCTGGTGCAGTGCCATGTCGATGCCATCCCCGGTTTTATGGGTCAGACGACGGCGTTTCGCAAGTCGCTGGTCAAGAAATACGCGATCCTGCTGGGCGAGAATGCCGGGCAAAACGAAGTCCGCTACCTGCACGGCAACCTCGACAAGGGGACCTTCACCTTTCTGGGCGGCCACGATCCGGAAGACTATCAGCACTTGATTTACGATCCTCCGACAGACCTGTCGCTGCATCGCAACTCGCCGGGGTATCGTCTGATCCTCAACAACGTCCTCTTCCCGGCCGCGCGCAAAAAGGAGCGCAAAACTTGA
- a CDS encoding glutamate mutase L produces MPTESKSLHPEDIKVILATDCGSTTTKAILIEKTGDEYRLIVRGEAPTTVEAPFEDVTMGVLNAVGEVEELAGRKLLDENGRIISPANGKVGTDIYISTSSAGGGLQMMVAGVVRSMTAESAERAALGAGSIVMDVIASNDRRQPHEQIERIRRLRPDMILLSGGIDGGTTTHVVEIAELIAAADPKPRLGTGYKLPVIYAGNKDATDAVKETLAEKTDLSVVDNLRPVLERENLLPAREKIHDLFMEHVMAQAPGYRKLMSWTDAPIMPTPGAVGSIIKRVSEIENIEVVGVDIGGATTDVFSVFQGVFNRTVSANLGMSYSISNVFAESGLPNVMRWVPFHLDEGDLRNRVKNKMIRPTTIPQMMEELIFEQAIAKEALRLAFIQHKSFATVLKGIQQQRTIADAFEQTGSGHTLVNMMTLNMLIGSGGVLSHAPRRQQAALMLIDAFVPEGITRLAVDSIFMMPQLGVLAEVHPRAATEVFNKDCLIHLGVCVAPVGESKAGKGETMHYKIERPDGTVDEGTLAFGQMTLIPLGFDEKSSLPISAKAVLEPARGFDVGAGRGNKLECQLSGGVVGIILDGRGRPFVLPTDDKVRVAKLKEWMTTLDIYPVEALQRL; encoded by the coding sequence ATGCCCACTGAATCCAAATCCCTCCATCCGGAAGACATCAAAGTCATCCTGGCGACCGACTGCGGTTCCACCACCACCAAGGCGATTTTGATCGAGAAGACCGGCGATGAGTATCGGCTGATCGTCCGCGGCGAAGCTCCGACCACGGTCGAGGCGCCGTTTGAGGATGTCACGATGGGTGTTCTCAATGCCGTGGGCGAGGTCGAGGAATTGGCGGGGCGCAAGCTCCTGGACGAAAACGGCAGGATCATCAGTCCTGCCAACGGCAAGGTCGGCACCGACATCTACATTTCGACTTCATCGGCGGGCGGCGGACTGCAAATGATGGTCGCCGGCGTCGTGCGCTCGATGACCGCCGAATCGGCCGAACGCGCCGCGTTGGGCGCCGGCTCAATCGTGATGGACGTGATCGCCTCCAATGACCGGCGGCAGCCGCATGAGCAGATCGAACGGATCCGTCGGCTGCGTCCCGACATGATCCTGCTTTCAGGGGGCATCGACGGCGGCACCACGACGCACGTCGTCGAAATCGCCGAATTGATTGCGGCGGCCGATCCCAAGCCGCGGCTGGGCACCGGATACAAGTTGCCGGTGATCTATGCGGGCAATAAGGACGCAACCGACGCGGTCAAAGAGACCCTGGCCGAAAAGACCGACTTGTCGGTCGTCGACAATCTGCGTCCGGTCCTCGAGCGCGAGAACCTGCTGCCGGCGCGCGAGAAAATCCATGACCTCTTCATGGAGCATGTCATGGCGCAGGCGCCCGGCTATCGCAAGCTGATGAGCTGGACCGATGCGCCGATCATGCCCACCCCGGGCGCGGTCGGCTCGATCATCAAACGGGTGTCCGAGATCGAAAACATCGAAGTGGTTGGTGTCGACATCGGCGGGGCGACCACCGATGTCTTCTCGGTTTTTCAGGGCGTGTTCAACCGCACCGTCTCGGCCAATCTCGGCATGTCGTATTCGATCTCGAATGTCTTCGCCGAATCCGGATTGCCCAATGTCATGCGTTGGGTGCCGTTTCACTTAGACGAGGGCGACCTGCGCAATCGCGTCAAAAACAAGATGATCCGTCCAACAACGATCCCGCAGATGATGGAAGAGCTGATCTTCGAGCAGGCGATTGCCAAGGAGGCGCTGCGGCTGGCGTTCATTCAGCACAAGTCGTTCGCCACAGTGCTGAAAGGGATCCAACAACAACGCACCATCGCCGATGCGTTCGAACAGACCGGATCGGGGCATACGCTGGTCAACATGATGACCCTGAATATGCTGATCGGGTCCGGCGGCGTGCTCTCGCACGCGCCGCGCCGACAGCAGGCGGCGCTCATGTTGATCGACGCGTTTGTGCCGGAGGGAATCACGCGGTTGGCGGTCGACTCGATCTTCATGATGCCCCAGTTGGGTGTCTTAGCCGAGGTCCATCCCAGGGCAGCGACCGAAGTGTTCAACAAGGACTGCCTGATTCATCTGGGCGTCTGTGTCGCCCCGGTCGGTGAATCGAAAGCGGGCAAAGGCGAAACGATGCATTACAAAATCGAACGCCCCGATGGCACGGTCGACGAAGGCACACTCGCGTTCGGCCAGATGACACTGATCCCGCTGGGGTTTGACGAGAAATCCTCGTTGCCGATCTCCGCCAAAGCCGTTCTGGAGCCCGCGCGCGGATTCGATGTCGGAGCCGGCAGGGGGAACAAACTGGAATGCCAACTTTCCGGCGGCGTGGTCGGTATCATTCTTGACGGGCGCGGACGGCCTTTCGTCCTGCCGACCGATGACAAGGTCCGCGTCGCCAAGCTCAAAGAGTGGATGACGACGCTGGATATATATCCCGTCGAAGCATTGCAGAGATTATAG
- a CDS encoding NAD-dependent deacylase, with the protein MPVPSIPQSLIERLDPARSICVFTGAGMSAESGIPTFRSPGGLWERFQPEELATPAAFAVRPQTVWEWYQHRRRIIAEAKPHPGHRAIADLKKRCARVAVATQNVDGFHQRAGSDVVYELHGSIHRIRCQRCQTRDSSPSLADSATVPRCRCGGLLRPDVVWFGETLPEAVFEAALSAAVSCEVFLSVGTSSIVYPAAGLIDAARDAGAFLIEINPEATERSVLFDVALRGAAGKILPELCAVVGVTCNETMSPEGTEQAVLGRSSDMPSVPKENQG; encoded by the coding sequence ATGCCGGTTCCGTCGATACCGCAGAGTCTGATCGAGCGGCTGGATCCTGCCCGCAGCATCTGTGTTTTCACCGGTGCGGGGATGTCGGCCGAAAGCGGGATTCCGACCTTTCGATCTCCGGGCGGGCTCTGGGAGCGCTTTCAACCCGAGGAGTTGGCAACGCCGGCGGCCTTCGCCGTGAGGCCGCAGACCGTTTGGGAATGGTATCAACACCGTAGACGGATCATCGCAGAGGCAAAACCGCATCCGGGTCACCGGGCGATCGCCGACCTGAAGAAGAGATGTGCCCGTGTGGCGGTGGCAACGCAGAACGTCGATGGTTTCCATCAACGGGCCGGATCGGACGTGGTCTATGAGCTGCACGGCAGCATTCATCGGATTCGCTGTCAGCGGTGTCAAACGCGTGATTCCAGTCCTTCGCTGGCTGATTCCGCAACGGTGCCGCGTTGTCGCTGCGGAGGATTGCTGCGCCCCGATGTCGTCTGGTTCGGGGAAACTCTGCCGGAGGCGGTCTTCGAAGCCGCATTGAGCGCGGCTGTCTCGTGCGAGGTTTTTCTTTCGGTGGGAACCTCGAGTATCGTCTATCCCGCTGCGGGACTGATCGATGCCGCCCGGGACGCGGGGGCATTCCTGATCGAGATCAACCCAGAGGCGACAGAGCGCTCGGTATTGTTCGATGTCGCTCTCCGCGGTGCGGCTGGTAAAATCCTTCCCGAACTCTGCGCAGTTGTCGGGGTAACCTGTAATGAGACCATGTCTCCGGAGGGAACCGAACAAGCCGTTTTGGGTCGGTCCAGTGATATGCCCTCCGTTCCGAAAGAGAACCAGGGGTAA
- a CDS encoding DUF6754 domain-containing protein, which produces MTIPNHHSVLRQLFSTVFSGLLLLWAVSVASAQADDIDTTAAADTTRTMTPPPAPASSVRADDKPNDHGHGIIVEWDLSPDDGGGRKNVILYQVLRSPRMVGPFSPDSIPAGDASYRTFSSAAYRTAAWRLVDGEWDTVGQAPAGTDRFENVGGKFRDGRDYLPDDFDFRYAIETHSVSGAMSISQASPPAHARGHWVHLDRLFHIGFPTALYTALVLGFIAAAQKGRDLYIRPLPGISAVDEAIGRATEMNRPILYVLGLGAADEIATIASFTILSRVAKKVAEHRTELLVPCYDAVVMSVAQETVRQAYLDAGRPDEYKEDIVYFVTQDQFPYVAAVNGTMLRRKTATNFYLGVFYAESLILAETGSLAGSIQISGTDRVTQIPFFVVACDYTLIGEELYAASAYLGREPKLLGTLKGQDWFKMCFLAVLGLGAVGAALNIDWVLAIFRMSL; this is translated from the coding sequence ATGACGATCCCGAATCACCACTCAGTGTTGCGTCAATTGTTCTCAACTGTATTCAGCGGCCTGTTGCTGCTGTGGGCCGTTTCCGTCGCCAGCGCCCAGGCCGACGACATCGACACAACGGCCGCCGCGGACACGACGCGGACCATGACGCCGCCGCCGGCGCCTGCGTCGTCGGTTCGCGCCGATGACAAACCCAACGATCATGGACATGGGATCATCGTCGAGTGGGATCTCTCTCCTGATGACGGCGGTGGACGAAAGAACGTCATCCTCTACCAAGTGCTCCGCAGCCCCAGGATGGTCGGGCCGTTCTCCCCCGACTCAATTCCCGCCGGTGATGCGTCCTATCGCACGTTTTCCAGCGCAGCCTATCGCACCGCCGCCTGGCGATTGGTCGACGGCGAATGGGATACGGTTGGCCAGGCGCCCGCGGGGACTGACCGCTTCGAAAATGTCGGGGGGAAGTTCCGTGACGGTCGTGACTACTTACCGGATGATTTCGATTTCCGCTATGCCATTGAGACGCATTCGGTCAGCGGTGCGATGTCGATCTCACAAGCATCGCCGCCCGCGCACGCGCGCGGTCATTGGGTACACCTCGATCGGCTGTTCCACATCGGATTCCCTACGGCTCTCTATACCGCGCTGGTTCTCGGGTTTATCGCGGCCGCGCAAAAAGGTCGCGACCTGTATATCCGCCCGCTCCCCGGCATCAGCGCGGTCGATGAGGCGATCGGGCGCGCCACCGAGATGAACCGCCCGATCCTCTACGTGCTCGGGCTGGGCGCCGCCGATGAGATCGCGACGATTGCCTCGTTTACGATTCTCTCGCGTGTCGCCAAGAAGGTCGCGGAGCACCGCACCGAATTATTGGTCCCCTGCTACGATGCCGTAGTCATGTCGGTTGCGCAGGAGACGGTCCGGCAGGCGTATCTCGATGCGGGCCGCCCCGATGAGTACAAAGAAGACATCGTCTATTTTGTCACGCAGGATCAGTTTCCGTATGTCGCTGCGGTCAACGGCACCATGCTGCGGCGCAAGACGGCCACGAACTTCTATCTGGGCGTGTTCTACGCCGAGTCGCTGATCTTGGCGGAGACCGGCTCCCTGGCGGGATCGATACAGATTTCCGGGACCGACCGTGTCACGCAGATTCCGTTTTTCGTCGTCGCCTGCGACTACACGTTGATCGGTGAGGAGCTCTACGCGGCGTCTGCCTACCTGGGGCGCGAGCCGAAACTGTTGGGGACGTTGAAGGGGCAGGATTGGTTCAAGATGTGTTTTCTGGCGGTTCTCGGACTCGGCGCTGTCGGTGCGGCCCTCAACATCGATTGGGTTCTCGCTATATTCCGAATGAGTTTGTAA
- a CDS encoding ERCC4 domain-containing protein: protein MKHITIAVDHLRESSEVTARLRERGATITLDNLPVGDFRVSTRCTVLCVSAVDLARWTAEREIFRRITNLKKSVREPVVIVEGELPVNGGSPSRSAMRGALAFVAVHNRVPVLFAEDAAATADWLYAMATQVQIGMGESVDAQVSATPPSGNGQGVPGDEELPPSDRILRLLPGIGDEHARALIEHFGNLRGIFSADVRELGKIGGIGPKRAKRIVAFLEGRDH from the coding sequence GTGAAACACATCACCATTGCAGTAGACCACCTGCGCGAAAGCTCGGAAGTGACGGCGCGACTGCGGGAACGCGGCGCGACGATCACATTGGACAATCTTCCGGTCGGGGACTTCCGGGTTTCAACCCGATGCACGGTCCTGTGCGTCTCCGCCGTCGATCTCGCGCGGTGGACCGCTGAGCGCGAGATCTTTCGGCGTATTACAAATCTCAAGAAGTCGGTGCGTGAGCCGGTTGTGATCGTCGAAGGCGAACTGCCAGTCAATGGCGGTTCCCCGTCGCGCAGTGCGATGCGCGGCGCCCTGGCCTTCGTCGCCGTACACAACCGGGTCCCCGTGCTATTCGCCGAGGATGCCGCCGCGACGGCGGACTGGCTTTATGCCATGGCGACCCAGGTACAGATCGGCATGGGCGAATCGGTCGATGCCCAGGTGTCCGCCACTCCGCCCTCGGGCAATGGCCAGGGAGTGCCCGGCGATGAAGAGCTTCCGCCATCCGACCGCATTCTCCGCTTGTTGCCCGGCATCGGTGACGAGCATGCCCGGGCGCTGATCGAGCACTTCGGCAATCTCCGCGGTATCTTCTCCGCCGACGTCCGCGAGTTGGGAAAGATCGGGGGCATCGGCCCCAAGCGCGCCAAGCGCATCGTCGCGTTCCTCGAAGGACGCGATCATTAG
- a CDS encoding fibronectin type III domain-containing protein yields MELSTPSVVVPTPQFRLGPSPATDVTAEDAPNDVGGAIVVNWKPSPDEGAGLGSVTAYTLLRSTSLSGPFDTVGTMTSGMTSFIDGGVLDGVDYYYIVDAISIVNGVAGFMTLSVRSEPSVAVQSHAQWFHKGRINALIAVIILSGSILYFITQAKSGRELFIRKIAGLEAVDEAVGRATEMGREIFFVPGIEDMNNVQTIAGVTILGRVAKMAATYDAKLDVPVRRSLVMVAGRETVKEAYLDAGRPDAYHDDMVHYLTDDQFGYAAGVDGMVVRRKPATIFYMGAFYAESLILAETGNSIGAIQIAGTAQPAQLPFFVAACDYTLIGEELFAASAYLSKEPRQLGSLKGQDVGKFFILAFAIIGILLATFNLLDMSHWFTVN; encoded by the coding sequence TTGGAATTGTCGACTCCCTCCGTTGTGGTCCCGACGCCACAGTTCCGCCTGGGTCCGAGTCCTGCGACCGATGTTACCGCCGAGGACGCTCCCAACGATGTGGGTGGGGCGATTGTCGTGAATTGGAAGCCATCGCCGGACGAAGGCGCCGGACTCGGCTCCGTTACTGCTTACACACTCCTGCGCTCGACCTCTCTAAGCGGACCATTTGATACCGTCGGCACGATGACGTCAGGGATGACATCATTCATCGACGGTGGCGTCCTGGACGGCGTCGACTACTACTACATCGTGGATGCTATATCCATAGTGAATGGAGTAGCGGGGTTTATGACGCTGTCCGTACGATCCGAACCGTCCGTCGCCGTTCAGTCGCATGCGCAATGGTTTCACAAAGGACGAATCAATGCCTTGATCGCGGTCATCATCCTCTCCGGTTCGATTCTGTATTTCATCACACAAGCCAAATCGGGGCGTGAGTTGTTCATCCGCAAGATCGCGGGACTGGAAGCTGTCGATGAAGCGGTGGGGCGCGCAACCGAGATGGGGCGCGAGATTTTCTTCGTTCCGGGCATTGAAGACATGAACAATGTTCAGACGATTGCCGGGGTGACCATCCTCGGGCGGGTCGCCAAAATGGCGGCAACGTATGATGCAAAGCTCGATGTCCCGGTGCGCCGTTCTTTGGTGATGGTTGCCGGGCGCGAGACGGTCAAAGAGGCATATCTCGACGCGGGACGGCCCGATGCCTACCACGACGACATGGTGCATTATCTCACCGACGACCAGTTCGGGTATGCCGCCGGCGTCGATGGCATGGTTGTTCGGCGCAAACCGGCCACTATCTTCTACATGGGCGCGTTCTATGCCGAGTCGCTGATCCTGGCGGAAACCGGCAATTCGATCGGGGCCATCCAGATCGCCGGGACCGCACAGCCCGCGCAGTTGCCGTTTTTTGTCGCCGCATGCGATTACACGCTCATCGGCGAGGAACTCTTCGCGGCGTCCGCGTATCTGTCCAAAGAACCGCGACAATTGGGGTCGCTGAAGGGGCAGGATGTGGGCAAATTCTTCATCCTGGCCTTCGCGATCATCGGGATTCTGCTGGCGACGTTCAATCTGCTCGACATGTCGCACTGGTTCACTGTGAACTGA
- a CDS encoding cold shock domain-containing protein, which produces MPEGTVKWFNDSKGFGFISLDDGKDVFVHHTAIQMDGFRSLQQGDRVTFDEVEGPKGPQAANVRKVT; this is translated from the coding sequence ATGCCGGAAGGAACGGTCAAGTGGTTCAATGACAGCAAGGGATTCGGCTTCATCTCCCTGGATGACGGCAAGGACGTCTTCGTCCATCACACCGCGATCCAGATGGATGGTTTCCGTTCGCTCCAGCAGGGCGACCGGGTAACCTTCGATGAGGTCGAGGGGCCCAAAGGACCACAGGCCGCCAACGTGCGGAAGGTCACATAA